The following proteins come from a genomic window of Pseudoalteromonas aliena SW19:
- a CDS encoding acyltransferase family protein, whose amino-acid sequence MSTQVQQPSLINSRKYYLDWLRVIAFASLIFYHIGMLYSENWGFHFKSNYTSQYVEYLMLVFSPWRMLLIWFISGVALRFMIDKVSSFKSWLHFTLYRSVFLLLPLLVGLWLIVPLQLFAEMSQQGVINISYWQFYLAFIETNNTLFINYQPGVWPNVDVNHLWYLRSLWQFMLIIIVLTLFARLPFITPLKTFVKGGVSFGLLIILLTIIILFTSHYLTGDSLRETNGFMLLLAGYILAKNTYFWNCLNKNLVLLALSFSVLLVLIILSYQKAFTLPHFILSGSYNIQRIVGVFFVLALAHRFLNFNTYYLKQLNAWVFPFYLLHQSILIILCFLLQPLSLGPVAEPFIIITGTWSFCGVITWSITRIDVFRPLLGVAIKREYSSTVKTIGYTAALILITPLAYKLIT is encoded by the coding sequence ATGAGCACTCAAGTACAACAACCTTCATTAATTAATTCGCGTAAATATTATCTTGACTGGCTTAGGGTAATTGCATTTGCGTCGCTAATTTTTTATCACATTGGCATGTTGTATAGCGAAAACTGGGGATTTCATTTTAAAAGTAATTATACATCACAGTATGTTGAATATTTAATGTTGGTGTTTTCACCTTGGCGCATGTTGCTCATTTGGTTTATATCGGGCGTAGCGCTGCGTTTTATGATTGATAAAGTAAGCAGCTTTAAGTCTTGGTTACATTTCACCTTATACCGCTCTGTTTTTTTACTCTTACCCTTGCTGGTGGGATTATGGCTAATAGTGCCTTTACAGCTGTTTGCAGAAATGTCACAGCAAGGTGTTATTAATATTAGCTATTGGCAATTTTATTTAGCTTTTATAGAGACTAACAATACGCTGTTTATTAATTATCAGCCTGGAGTGTGGCCGAATGTGGATGTAAATCACTTATGGTATTTGCGCTCGTTGTGGCAGTTTATGTTGATCATTATTGTTTTAACTCTTTTTGCACGCTTGCCTTTTATTACGCCTTTAAAAACATTTGTTAAAGGGGGGGTGTCATTTGGGCTTTTAATTATCTTGCTCACTATTATCATACTATTTACAAGCCATTACTTAACTGGCGATTCACTCAGAGAAACTAATGGCTTTATGCTACTACTCGCTGGATACATACTTGCTAAAAACACTTATTTTTGGAACTGCTTGAATAAAAATTTGGTATTACTGGCTTTGAGTTTTTCGGTTTTGTTAGTACTTATAATATTAAGCTATCAAAAGGCGTTTACTCTCCCTCATTTTATTTTAAGCGGTAGCTACAATATTCAACGTATAGTAGGTGTGTTTTTTGTACTAGCGCTTGCTCACCGATTTTTAAATTTTAATACCTACTATTTAAAGCAGCTCAATGCATGGGTGTTTCCCTTTTATTTATTGCATCAAAGCATATTGATTATTTTGTGTTTTTTACTGCAACCTTTAAGTTTAGGGCCTGTTGCTGAACCATTCATTATTATTACAGGGACTTGGTCTTTTTGCGGTGTCATAACATGGAGTATTACACGTATTGATGTATTTAGACCTTTGCTAGGGGTTGCAATTAAACGAGAGTATTCCTCGACTGTAAAAACGATTGGCTATACGGCCGCTTTAATTTTAATAACTCCGCTAGCGTATAAGCTAATCACTTAG